A region of Terriglobia bacterium DNA encodes the following proteins:
- a CDS encoding M48 family metalloprotease has translation MFYALAIALCLAVLFIVLAAASILCLPAVKLFRQRAGAIAPAHSANLLFAIRMLPLALASLVTVGFVLPAFVEFEPASTGEGMSLRLAALATAGALVLIVMLVRGLRILRATRLAQDQWLANSEPLHLPGMTFPIYRVAGCASLLAVTGFLRPRVFIAKEILETLSAEELSAALAHEMAHVKSFDNLRRLLLGITRLPEQITMVRAVDTAWTQASEVAADQAALTAGASALDLSSALVKVGRLSRPPLPMGPLAASHLLPCGSSLEARVMHLQELLEEGGGNLARPAQRGPLSARLLLFATLAVLGYAIAVPVVLPAIHDILEFLVR, from the coding sequence ATGTTTTACGCGCTGGCGATTGCGCTCTGCCTGGCGGTCCTGTTCATCGTGCTGGCCGCCGCCTCTATACTTTGCCTGCCTGCGGTGAAACTTTTCCGCCAGCGGGCAGGGGCCATCGCGCCGGCGCACAGCGCCAATCTGCTGTTTGCCATCCGCATGCTGCCCTTGGCCTTGGCCTCACTGGTGACGGTGGGATTTGTCTTGCCGGCCTTTGTGGAGTTTGAACCGGCATCCACCGGTGAAGGCATGAGTCTGCGGCTGGCGGCCCTGGCGACGGCTGGCGCTCTGGTGCTGATCGTCATGCTGGTCCGCGGCTTGCGTATTCTTCGCGCCACGCGCCTGGCGCAGGATCAGTGGCTGGCGAACAGCGAGCCTCTGCACCTCCCCGGCATGACATTTCCCATCTACCGGGTTGCAGGCTGCGCTTCACTCCTGGCGGTTACAGGGTTTCTGCGTCCCCGGGTATTTATTGCTAAAGAAATCTTGGAAACGCTCTCCGCCGAGGAGTTGTCTGCGGCGCTGGCCCATGAGATGGCCCACGTAAAATCTTTTGATAACCTGCGCCGGCTGCTGCTGGGAATCACCCGGCTGCCGGAGCAAATCACAATGGTCCGCGCCGTGGACACCGCGTGGACCCAAGCGTCAGAAGTCGCCGCCGATCAAGCTGCTTTGACCGCGGGCGCTTCGGCGCTGGACCTGTCATCGGCCCTGGTCAAGGTTGGGCGACTCAGCCGGCCTCCGTTGCCCATGGGTCCTCTGGCAGCTTCCCATCTGCTTCCATGCGGAAGCTCACTGGAAGCCCGCGTCATGCACTTGCAGGAACTCCTGGAAGAAGGCGGCGGCAATCTGGCCAGGCCCGCGCAACGTGGACCCCTGAGCGCCCGGCTTCTTCTTTTCGCTACCCTGGCTGTGCTCGGCTATGCCATCGCTGTTCCGGTTGTTCTGCCGGCGATCCACGACATTCTGGAATTTCTCGTTCGCTGA
- a CDS encoding esterase family protein, giving the protein MLSLIALALLVCCTKNASSPPDHPRLTPGVIMRDVTFHNAALNRDMPYRVILPAKISSGQKLPVVYLLHGGGEGFRSWSNDSDVARFAEPHFAERGLILVMPEGHSSYYTNSADHQQERYEDYIVHDLIADVESKFPAAPGRASRAIIGVSMGGFGAVNMALKHPDLFFFAAGVSPAIDVPSRPFSIKRVDQWRHHSSIFGPWGSQTRRDNDPFVLARSAEPAKVPYLYLSCGDKEGLLPANRKFALLLDPRHLRYEFHVNPGGHDWNQWNAHLDRIFASLVEHMAKAN; this is encoded by the coding sequence ATGCTCTCTTTGATCGCCCTGGCGCTGCTGGTCTGTTGTACCAAGAACGCGTCGTCGCCGCCGGATCATCCCCGCCTCACTCCCGGCGTGATAATGCGCGATGTCACGTTCCACAACGCCGCTCTCAATCGCGACATGCCATACCGCGTCATATTGCCTGCCAAGATTTCCTCGGGCCAGAAGCTGCCTGTGGTTTATTTGCTCCATGGTGGGGGCGAAGGTTTTCGCAGTTGGTCGAACGACTCCGACGTTGCGCGTTTCGCCGAGCCTCACTTTGCCGAACGGGGCTTGATCCTGGTGATGCCGGAAGGCCATTCTTCTTACTACACCAATTCCGCCGATCATCAGCAGGAACGATACGAAGACTACATTGTTCATGATCTGATCGCTGATGTTGAGAGCAAATTTCCCGCGGCTCCCGGCCGCGCCAGCCGCGCCATCATCGGTGTCTCGATGGGCGGATTCGGCGCAGTGAACATGGCGTTGAAACATCCTGACTTGTTCTTCTTTGCTGCTGGCGTCAGCCCGGCCATTGACGTTCCCAGCCGTCCGTTTTCCATCAAGCGCGTTGACCAGTGGCGCCATCACAGTTCCATCTTTGGCCCGTGGGGAAGCCAGACGCGACGGGACAACGATCCCTTCGTCCTGGCCCGGTCCGCCGAGCCAGCCAAGGTCCCATACCTGTATCTCTCATGCGGCGACAAAGAAGGTCTGTTGCCGGCAAACCGCAAGTTCGCGCTGCTGCTGGATCCGCGCCATTTGCGCTACGAGTTTCACGTCAATCCCGGCGGGCACGACTGGAACCAGTGGAACGCCCATTTAGATCGCATCTTCGCAAGCCTGGTTGAGCATATGGCCAAAGCGAACTGA
- a CDS encoding cold shock domain-containing protein — protein sequence MEQGTVKWFNAAKGFGFISRQSGEDVFVHFSAIQSGGYRSLEEGQAVEFTVTKGQKGWQAENVRVL from the coding sequence ATGGAACAAGGAACAGTAAAGTGGTTCAACGCCGCAAAAGGTTTTGGTTTTATTTCACGCCAGAGCGGAGAAGATGTCTTCGTGCATTTTTCCGCCATCCAGAGCGGCGGATACCGCAGCCTGGAAGAAGGACAGGCTGTTGAATTCACTGTAACCAAAGGTCAAAAGGGCTGGCAGGCAGAGAACGTTCGCGTCCTCTAA
- a CDS encoding DUF362 domain-containing protein — protein MNRRRFLQDATTLGGAALLAPSLLKALEFAPAPGTVARVAFVKTTDRAAGVSRAIDLLAKDKFHGKDLFIKPNFNSADVTPGSTHEDTLAAVVRKLKALGAGPLTIGDRSGMGNTREVMEKKHAFVMGKELDAKVVVFDELGAGDWELLKHPDSHWQQGFALPRVVRKAGGVVQTCCLKTHRYGGHFTLSLKNSVGLAAKLVPGDSYNFMRELHSSSNQRRMIAEINAGYKPDLIVLDGVQAFVNGGPDQGKLVSANVILAGTDRVAIDAVGVALLRYFGTTPEVSQGAIFDQEQIARAVQLGIGVGSPKQIELVTGDKESAEYAKPIRALLDGAPAKAA, from the coding sequence ATGAATCGCAGACGATTTCTCCAAGACGCAACAACCCTGGGAGGCGCGGCGTTGCTGGCGCCCTCGCTCCTGAAGGCGTTGGAATTCGCTCCCGCGCCGGGCACGGTAGCACGCGTGGCTTTTGTGAAAACTACGGATCGCGCGGCGGGCGTGAGCCGGGCCATTGACCTGCTGGCCAAGGACAAGTTTCACGGCAAAGACCTTTTCATCAAGCCCAACTTCAACAGCGCGGACGTGACCCCCGGCTCCACACATGAAGACACCTTGGCCGCGGTGGTGCGCAAGTTGAAAGCCCTGGGCGCCGGGCCGCTGACCATCGGCGACCGCAGCGGCATGGGCAACACGCGCGAGGTCATGGAGAAGAAACACGCCTTCGTGATGGGCAAAGAGCTGGACGCCAAAGTGGTGGTGTTCGACGAACTCGGCGCCGGCGACTGGGAGCTGCTGAAGCATCCTGACAGCCACTGGCAACAAGGCTTCGCCCTGCCGCGCGTGGTGCGCAAAGCCGGCGGCGTGGTGCAAACCTGCTGCCTGAAGACGCATCGCTACGGCGGGCATTTTACTTTGTCGCTGAAGAATTCCGTGGGACTGGCGGCCAAGCTGGTTCCAGGCGACAGCTACAATTTTATGCGCGAACTGCACTCGTCATCGAACCAGCGGCGGATGATCGCCGAGATCAACGCCGGGTACAAGCCAGACCTGATCGTCCTGGATGGCGTGCAGGCATTCGTGAACGGCGGTCCGGACCAGGGCAAGCTGGTGAGCGCCAACGTAATCCTGGCAGGGACAGACCGCGTGGCCATTGACGCCGTGGGCGTGGCCTTGCTGCGCTACTTTGGCACCACGCCGGAAGTGAGCCAGGGCGCCATCTTTGATCAGGAGCAGATTGCGCGCGCCGTGCAGCTGGGCATTGGCGTGGGCAGCCCCAAGCAGATTGAGTTGGTCACCGGCGACAAAGAAAGCGCCGAGTACGCCAAGCCAATCCGCGCGTTGCTGGATGGAGCGCCGGCCAAAGCTGCCTGA
- a CDS encoding ferredoxin:thioredoxin reductase, protein MSDKATEQSLQRIRKFVEKYCEKSGTTTHPDPEVLECVVVGLAKHLDTLGKPLCPCRFYPDKKEEITHRTWICACDDMQIYKYCHCLLFVNKDGLPITEYLPEDHDGRKAYGLVPDPTPDKGRALRDKAAEREKERKERPS, encoded by the coding sequence ATGAGCGACAAAGCCACTGAGCAATCCTTGCAGCGCATCCGCAAGTTCGTTGAAAAATACTGCGAGAAATCCGGCACCACCACCCACCCTGACCCGGAAGTATTGGAATGCGTGGTCGTCGGGCTGGCCAAGCATCTTGACACGCTGGGCAAGCCGCTCTGTCCCTGCCGTTTCTATCCCGACAAGAAAGAAGAGATCACCCATCGCACATGGATTTGCGCCTGCGATGACATGCAGATCTACAAGTACTGCCACTGTCTGTTGTTCGTGAACAAAGATGGCCTGCCCATCACCGAATACCTCCCTGAAGACCACGACGGACGCAAAGCCTACGGCCTGGTGCCTGATCCCACTCCGGACAAAGGCCGCGCCCTGCGCGATAAAGCCGCCGAACGCGAGAAGGAGCGGAAAGAAAGGCCTTCGTGA
- a CDS encoding sulfite exporter TauE/SafE family protein, producing MSLGILLALVAIGFFAGGFGAVAGVGGGVIITPLLAIYFGLPLQQAIGVTLVAVIATSTATSSLFVERHVTDIRLGMTLEIATTVGAMIAALLAPSINRRTLALLFASFLTYTALSLVKKAWGTRKEKVPETPGDYTVHNYPLGLGASFVAGGLSGLLGIGGGPIKVPVMYLFMKVPLRVAAATSNFMIGVTAATSALIYWGRGDVNTAVATPLVAGVFAGSLLGARLAPKVRPAYVLMLLVVLLGWLGVQMFYRIMTGGVH from the coding sequence ATGAGTCTGGGAATCTTGCTGGCCCTGGTGGCCATCGGCTTCTTTGCCGGCGGTTTTGGCGCCGTTGCCGGCGTCGGCGGAGGCGTGATCATCACGCCGCTCCTGGCCATCTATTTTGGATTGCCGTTGCAGCAAGCCATCGGTGTGACGCTGGTGGCGGTGATCGCCACGTCCACCGCGACCTCGTCTCTTTTTGTGGAGCGCCATGTAACCGACATTCGCCTGGGCATGACCTTGGAGATTGCCACCACCGTCGGTGCGATGATCGCCGCCCTGCTGGCGCCCAGCATCAATCGCCGGACCCTGGCGCTGTTGTTTGCCAGCTTCCTGACGTACACGGCGCTGTCCCTGGTGAAGAAGGCCTGGGGCACGCGCAAAGAGAAGGTTCCGGAGACGCCCGGCGACTACACCGTCCACAACTATCCGCTGGGATTGGGCGCGTCGTTTGTTGCCGGAGGACTTTCCGGGCTGCTGGGCATTGGCGGCGGGCCAATCAAAGTCCCGGTGATGTACCTGTTTATGAAAGTTCCGCTGCGCGTGGCCGCGGCCACCAGCAACTTCATGATCGGCGTTACCGCCGCCACCAGCGCGCTGATCTACTGGGGACGCGGCGACGTGAACACCGCCGTGGCCACGCCGCTGGTGGCGGGCGTCTTCGCGGGATCGCTGCTGGGCGCGCGCTTGGCGCCCAAAGTCCGTCCGGCGTACGTCCTGATGCTGCTGGTGGTCCTGCTGGGCTGGCTGGGCGTGCAGATGTTCTACCGCATCATGACCGGAGGCGTGCATTGA
- a CDS encoding CHAT domain-containing protein — MIWSAGLPAPAAQDASSDIKAQIEKAKSLRVANSPDEAQKVFQSLLPQLRSRGPSQDLATVLNNLSDIANSAGDYDQAVALARESTRVCQKLQDKNCEAEARNDAGFAFLNAGKYPEAAEELELALKLAGEGSDPQTAVLILNNLGNVQYYEAKYSEALRTYESAMQYVEKGAGQPWTAFWRQITQANLATLYQRIGNNRRAIAIYQDILESGKAQGLSPRDVAQMHINLGVAFRRLEDIHSTLVNYQQAELAYAREKDADGEIGVLKNRGIVEVMDLRKPQEALKTFDRARARAEKTGNRREVMQTTLYRGEALRQLQRFPEASKELEAALAAAEQLNTVEEQWKALYALGQIAQSQGRADVAEQKFRDAIKRIESLRFKLQLSRLRTDFLADKREVYDALIQLLLDRNDSGAAFEFMERSRARVFQDRFFTGTVAPSLLTVASIQGRLPAGTALVEFWQGKDAVAAVWVTRDSTGIALKKFAPGEVDQLAQLVSSMPENLGSDWKNDFQKISALLPSGIAPLSDVRYPHLLIVPDGFLSMVPFELLPISQGSAVLESHDVTYLPSAILLLRGALQKSAGLGYPWQRQLVAFGDPSVVGSGESSLVGASRGELGRLPSSADEIRAIAGMSAGRAKLFLGPEDVKPSFFDSTRSRAALLHVSTHAVADMDNPERSRLLFSPDQPGEPNNYLFLKELYDLDLRGVDLATLSACDTERGRLVPGEGVQAFSRALLAAGSRSALTTLWRVPDGPTAEFMKQFYYFLLKKHKSKAEALRLTKLEFLRSGTELSHPKYWAAFVLNGDGMDPVPRFIPWQMLLLPLLVVLAAVLVLFQVRAKRRSAETVQGTVNRS, encoded by the coding sequence GTGATCTGGTCCGCAGGACTGCCAGCCCCTGCGGCGCAGGATGCTTCGTCCGATATCAAAGCCCAGATCGAAAAGGCCAAGTCTTTGCGCGTCGCAAACTCCCCGGACGAAGCGCAGAAAGTGTTCCAGTCCCTTCTGCCGCAGCTTCGTTCCCGCGGGCCCAGCCAGGACCTTGCTACCGTTCTGAACAATCTGAGTGACATCGCTAATTCCGCCGGCGATTACGACCAGGCGGTGGCCCTGGCGCGCGAGAGCACGAGAGTTTGCCAGAAATTGCAGGACAAGAATTGCGAAGCCGAAGCCCGCAATGATGCCGGTTTCGCCTTCTTGAACGCCGGAAAATATCCTGAGGCCGCTGAAGAGCTGGAACTGGCCTTGAAGCTGGCCGGCGAGGGCAGCGACCCGCAAACCGCTGTGCTCATCCTCAACAATCTGGGCAACGTGCAGTATTACGAAGCCAAATACTCTGAGGCGCTGCGCACGTATGAATCGGCCATGCAGTATGTGGAGAAAGGCGCGGGCCAGCCGTGGACCGCGTTCTGGCGCCAGATCACGCAGGCCAATCTGGCTACGTTGTATCAGCGCATCGGAAATAACCGCCGGGCCATCGCCATTTACCAGGACATCCTCGAATCCGGGAAGGCCCAGGGGCTTTCGCCGCGCGACGTGGCGCAAATGCACATCAACCTGGGTGTGGCGTTTCGACGCTTGGAAGACATCCACAGCACGCTGGTCAATTACCAGCAGGCGGAACTTGCTTACGCTCGCGAAAAAGATGCTGACGGCGAAATCGGCGTTCTTAAGAACCGAGGCATTGTCGAGGTCATGGACCTGCGCAAGCCGCAGGAGGCCCTCAAGACGTTTGATCGCGCGCGGGCGCGGGCGGAGAAGACGGGGAACCGGCGTGAAGTCATGCAAACCACGCTCTATCGCGGAGAAGCGCTGCGCCAGTTGCAACGGTTCCCGGAGGCGTCCAAGGAGTTGGAAGCTGCGCTGGCTGCTGCTGAGCAACTGAACACGGTGGAAGAACAATGGAAGGCCCTCTACGCCCTGGGACAGATCGCGCAAAGCCAGGGCCGCGCGGACGTGGCCGAGCAGAAGTTTCGTGACGCCATCAAGCGCATTGAAAGTTTGCGTTTCAAACTGCAGTTATCGCGTTTGCGGACTGATTTTCTCGCCGACAAGCGCGAGGTTTATGACGCGCTCATCCAGTTGCTGCTGGACCGCAATGACTCTGGCGCTGCGTTTGAGTTCATGGAACGCAGCCGCGCGCGCGTCTTTCAGGACCGCTTCTTCACCGGCACGGTAGCGCCATCTTTGCTCACGGTGGCGTCAATCCAGGGCCGCTTGCCGGCTGGCACGGCGCTGGTTGAATTCTGGCAAGGCAAAGATGCGGTGGCGGCTGTCTGGGTGACTCGCGACTCCACCGGGATCGCGCTGAAAAAGTTCGCGCCAGGCGAAGTTGACCAGCTCGCCCAGTTGGTTTCCAGCATGCCGGAAAATCTTGGATCGGACTGGAAGAATGATTTTCAGAAGATCAGCGCGCTGCTGCCCAGCGGAATCGCCCCGCTGTCTGACGTCCGCTACCCCCATCTCCTGATCGTGCCGGACGGCTTCCTCAGCATGGTTCCGTTCGAACTCCTGCCGATCTCGCAAGGGAGCGCCGTGCTGGAGAGTCACGACGTAACGTATTTGCCCAGCGCGATCTTGCTTTTGCGCGGAGCCTTGCAGAAGTCGGCAGGCCTGGGATATCCATGGCAGAGACAACTGGTGGCCTTCGGTGATCCCTCGGTAGTCGGCAGCGGAGAGAGCTCGCTGGTGGGCGCCTCGCGCGGCGAGCTTGGCCGCCTTCCCAGTTCGGCAGATGAGATTCGCGCCATTGCCGGTATGAGCGCCGGTCGCGCCAAGCTGTTCCTTGGTCCGGAGGACGTTAAGCCGAGTTTTTTTGATTCCACCCGTTCGCGCGCCGCACTGCTGCACGTGAGCACGCACGCCGTGGCTGACATGGACAACCCGGAGCGCTCGCGACTGCTTTTTTCGCCCGACCAGCCGGGTGAGCCCAACAACTATCTCTTCCTGAAAGAACTGTATGACCTGGACCTGCGCGGCGTGGACCTGGCAACGCTCTCGGCGTGCGATACGGAACGCGGGCGTCTGGTGCCGGGCGAAGGCGTGCAGGCTTTCAGCCGCGCGCTGCTGGCCGCGGGATCACGCTCCGCGCTGACCACGCTGTGGCGCGTGCCGGACGGCCCCACTGCCGAGTTCATGAAGCAGTTTTATTATTTCCTGCTGAAGAAGCATAAATCCAAGGCGGAAGCCTTGCGCCTCACCAAGCTGGAGTTCCTGCGATCGGGGACGGAATTGAGCCATCCCAAATACTGGGCGGCGTTCGTCCTGAATGGCGACGGCATGGATCCCGTGCCCAGATTCATTCCCTGGCAAATGCTGTTGCTTCCCCTGCTGGTTGTGCTGGCCGCTGTGCTTGTGTTGTTTCAGGTTCGCGCCAAGCGCA
- a CDS encoding alpha/beta hydrolase, with the protein MNASINVPQNARSLAAEAPPPPPSLRARILTAIVRRVLKGWPRRGPQDALRWARRFFNSPGFMSFLHLHGLEVTSVSEGGVRGEWLVPKSGAPQRKVLLYLHGGGYVSCSPRSHRPITANLARLLGQRVFSLEYRLAPEHPFPAAVDDASAAYRWLLSQGFAPRNIAIAGDSAGGGLTVATLLRLRREKQPLPACAACLSPWVDLTGKFAYRNAESCAMFRPSDIANFASLYLNGAPAEAEEASPLFADLGGLPPLFILASASEMLLDDAARLHEKALSCGVPSKLRAYPGLPHDWPLAVGLIPEAMLALREVAGFVAAGLKEG; encoded by the coding sequence ATGAACGCATCCATCAACGTTCCGCAAAACGCAAGGTCGCTCGCCGCAGAAGCCCCGCCGCCTCCACCGAGCCTGCGTGCGCGCATCCTCACGGCGATCGTCCGGCGCGTGCTGAAGGGCTGGCCGCGCCGCGGCCCGCAGGACGCCCTGCGCTGGGCGCGACGGTTTTTCAATAGTCCCGGGTTCATGAGTTTTCTCCATTTGCACGGCCTTGAAGTCACCAGCGTGAGCGAGGGCGGAGTTCGCGGCGAGTGGCTCGTCCCCAAATCAGGCGCGCCACAAAGAAAAGTTCTTCTCTATTTGCACGGCGGCGGTTACGTGAGTTGTTCTCCGCGCTCGCACCGGCCTATCACGGCGAACCTGGCGCGCCTGCTGGGGCAGCGCGTCTTTTCTCTGGAATATCGTCTGGCGCCGGAGCATCCGTTCCCTGCCGCCGTGGACGACGCGTCGGCGGCCTATCGCTGGCTTTTAAGCCAGGGCTTTGCGCCGCGCAACATCGCCATTGCGGGCGACTCCGCCGGCGGCGGCCTGACTGTCGCCACGTTGCTTCGGCTGCGCCGGGAAAAGCAGCCTCTGCCGGCGTGTGCGGCGTGTCTTTCTCCCTGGGTGGATTTGACCGGAAAGTTTGCGTATCGCAACGCCGAGTCATGCGCCATGTTCCGGCCCAGCGACATCGCCAACTTTGCGTCGCTCTACCTGAACGGCGCGCCCGCGGAGGCGGAAGAAGCTTCGCCCTTGTTTGCCGACCTTGGCGGCCTGCCTCCTTTATTCATTCTGGCGAGCGCCAGCGAGATGCTTCTCGACGATGCCGCTCGTCTGCACGAAAAGGCCCTGAGCTGCGGCGTCCCGAGCAAGCTGCGTGCTTATCCCGGCCTGCCGCATGATTGGCCCCTGGCCGTGGGGCTGATTCCGGAGGCCATGCTGGCCCTGCGGGAAGTGGCGGGCTTTGTGGCCGCCGGGCTAAAAGAAGGATGA
- a CDS encoding DUF1028 domain-containing protein, whose protein sequence is MKTRFVILFCLLSVSTFAFPQTLPTVSTFSIVAIDPQNGDLGIAVASRYFSVGSVVPWAMADVGAVATQANVNVGYGQQAIDLLRNGMSAPEVLKKILADDKFEGKDGRQVAIVDAKGNVAAYTGPNAPKWAGDRQGKTWSAQGNILVGPQVPEAMGKAFESTSGELAEKLFAALKAGDAAGGDARGRQSASILVVRKRGGRNINNDRYVYINVDDSTDPFAELRRLLDLNLAYICVDQMYKALPESGAMDAKKAQAAGVKAASYAPNNYGIHMNVAFVHYLAGDKQAALDEFAKARALNPTAFNKDWKEEADYAPFKPMVADKEFLQKLFPNGVPE, encoded by the coding sequence ATGAAAACTCGTTTTGTCATTCTCTTTTGCTTATTGAGCGTTTCAACTTTCGCTTTCCCTCAAACTCTCCCCACGGTCTCCACCTTCTCCATCGTGGCCATTGACCCGCAAAACGGAGACCTGGGAATCGCCGTGGCGTCGCGCTATTTCTCCGTGGGCTCGGTGGTGCCGTGGGCCATGGCGGACGTGGGCGCGGTCGCCACGCAGGCCAACGTCAACGTCGGCTACGGGCAGCAGGCGATTGACCTTCTTCGCAACGGAATGTCCGCCCCGGAAGTCCTCAAGAAGATTCTGGCTGACGACAAATTCGAAGGCAAAGACGGACGCCAGGTAGCAATCGTGGACGCCAAAGGTAACGTGGCCGCTTACACCGGGCCAAACGCGCCCAAGTGGGCAGGCGACCGCCAGGGCAAAACCTGGTCGGCGCAGGGAAATATATTGGTCGGGCCGCAGGTGCCGGAGGCCATGGGCAAAGCGTTTGAATCCACGTCCGGCGAGCTGGCGGAAAAACTCTTCGCCGCGCTCAAAGCCGGAGACGCCGCCGGTGGCGACGCACGCGGCCGCCAGTCGGCTTCCATTTTGGTCGTCCGCAAGCGCGGCGGGCGCAACATCAACAATGACCGCTACGTTTACATCAACGTGGACGACAGCACGGACCCCTTCGCCGAACTGCGCCGCTTGCTCGACCTGAACCTTGCTTACATTTGCGTTGATCAAATGTACAAAGCGCTGCCGGAGTCGGGCGCGATGGATGCCAAGAAAGCCCAGGCCGCCGGGGTGAAAGCCGCGTCGTACGCGCCGAACAATTACGGCATTCACATGAACGTTGCGTTTGTTCATTACCTGGCGGGCGACAAGCAGGCGGCGCTGGATGAGTTCGCCAAGGCCCGCGCGCTGAATCCGACGGCCTTCAACAAAGATTGGAAGGAAGAAGCCGACTACGCTCCCTTCAAGCCGATGGTCGCCGACAAAGAGTTTTTGCAGAAGCTGTTCCCCAACGGAGTGCCTGAATAA
- a CDS encoding DUF1634 domain-containing protein, translated as MNSTPQSPQTPPPILPPHRTDPAADRVVALTLKIGAYTAFVLIVTGLVLLPFVPGSAKIAAAGLLVLLATPVVRIVVAGAQFVHERDWKYALVSLVVLGIMVLAYALGIKV; from the coding sequence TTGAACTCGACGCCCCAGTCGCCGCAAACGCCGCCGCCAATACTGCCGCCGCACCGCACCGATCCCGCCGCTGATCGCGTGGTAGCGTTGACCCTGAAGATTGGGGCCTACACCGCGTTTGTGCTGATTGTCACCGGGTTGGTTTTATTGCCATTTGTTCCCGGCTCAGCAAAAATTGCCGCGGCCGGATTACTGGTGCTGCTGGCGACGCCGGTGGTGCGCATTGTGGTTGCGGGCGCGCAATTCGTCCATGAGCGCGATTGGAAATACGCGCTGGTCTCCCTGGTGGTGCTGGGAATCATGGTGCTGGCCTACGCCCTGGGCATCAAAGTGTGA
- a CDS encoding SOS response-associated peptidase → MCGRYRLTAKERYLRDHFGIEDELEWAPRYNIAPSQPVLAVRQNPSEPKRSFSLLRWGLIPYWAKDPAIGFKTVNAMSETAAEKPAFREAMRKSRCLLPADGFYEWQKLAKSKQPYNIGMADGSVFAFAGLWDRWRSPAGDLLETCTVLTTDSNALVREIHDRMPVILRPGDYDLWLDPGVTDPARVARLLQPFDARLMKKYPVSTRVNNVKYDDPECAAEIVLAPAQRMTLFD, encoded by the coding sequence ATGTGCGGACGCTACCGACTCACGGCCAAAGAGCGCTACCTGCGCGACCACTTCGGCATTGAAGACGAGCTGGAGTGGGCGCCGCGTTACAACATTGCACCCAGCCAGCCGGTGCTCGCGGTCCGCCAGAATCCGTCCGAACCCAAGCGCAGCTTCAGCCTGCTGCGCTGGGGCTTGATTCCGTATTGGGCCAAGGACCCCGCGATTGGTTTCAAGACCGTCAACGCCATGTCGGAAACTGCCGCGGAAAAACCTGCGTTTCGTGAAGCCATGCGCAAGAGCCGGTGCCTGCTTCCCGCGGACGGCTTCTATGAATGGCAGAAGCTGGCCAAGAGCAAGCAGCCCTACAACATCGGCATGGCGGATGGCTCCGTCTTCGCCTTTGCCGGACTGTGGGACCGCTGGCGCAGCCCCGCGGGCGACCTGCTGGAAACCTGTACCGTTCTCACCACTGACAGCAACGCGCTGGTGCGCGAAATCCACGATCGCATGCCGGTCATCCTGCGCCCCGGCGACTACGACCTATGGCTCGACCCCGGAGTGACTGATCCAGCGCGCGTCGCCCGCCTGCTCCAGCCGTTCGATGCCCGCTTGATGAAAAAGTATCCGGTCAGCACGCGCGTGAACAACGTGAAGTATGATGATCCGGAGTGCGCGGCGGAGATTGTCTTGGCGCCTGCGCAACGAATGACCCTCTTCGACTAA
- a CDS encoding BlaI/MecI/CopY family transcriptional regulator, whose protein sequence is MWLKRHFGARSAAVDQLGKLESEVMERIWARGEISVRDLHQEFSGRLAYTTVMTTLDRLYKKGLLQRRKVGKAYFYVPAFTEKEYQERVAQHLFGMVLHEGVNSQAVLSSFVDAVSERDQRMLDRLEQLVKAKRRALRRPE, encoded by the coding sequence ATGTGGCTGAAACGACATTTTGGAGCGCGCTCCGCCGCCGTGGACCAACTGGGAAAGCTGGAGTCGGAGGTCATGGAGCGCATCTGGGCGCGCGGCGAGATCAGCGTCCGCGATCTCCATCAGGAATTCTCTGGCCGCCTGGCCTACACCACGGTGATGACCACCTTGGATCGTCTCTACAAGAAGGGCCTGTTGCAGCGGCGCAAAGTGGGCAAAGCCTATTTCTATGTCCCCGCGTTCACGGAGAAGGAATACCAGGAGCGCGTGGCGCAGCATCTGTTCGGGATGGTGTTGCATGAAGGCGTTAACAGCCAGGCGGTCCTTTCCAGTTTTGTGGACGCCGTGAGTGAGCGCGACCAGCGGATGCTCGACCGTCTGGAGCAACTGGTGAAAGCCAAGCGGCGCGCGCTGCGCCGTCCGGAGTAG